In Salmo trutta chromosome 16, fSalTru1.1, whole genome shotgun sequence, a genomic segment contains:
- the LOC115149869 gene encoding olfactory receptor class A-like protein 4, which translates to MGLGVNRYPFQNALYIIFVLLGIVGNATVVGVISESVFKDPSGGRNSDIILINMALSNLLLSLLRNILLVISDLGLELNTSRDGCHILMGVWVWLRLVNVWSTLFLSAFHFQTLRRVAPPSRTVHGPRRPPKTLLISLGLIWYLNLIYAIPAHIYSTKGNKNSTETLTLVSSTTRPLLGCVWNFPSSYDTLAYTTTSMVIHEILPIILMAITNLGSLYTLYTHGRTRNPAHMTQDAPVIKRIPAERRAAKVILALTILFIVSWGTSIISINYLNYYKGSSARFLPVIARFANSIFIAISPIVLALGHRRLRAVIKSFLTH; encoded by the exons ATGGGTCTCGGTGTCAACAGGTATCCCTTCCAGAACGCCCTCTACATAATCTTTGTCCTGCTGGGTATTGTGGGTAACGCCACGGTGGTTGGTGTAATTAGTGAGAGCGTATTCAAAGACCCCAGCGGAGGACGTAACTCAGACATAATCCTGATAAACATGGCCCTCTCCAACTTGCTCCTTTCTCTGCTGAGGAACATCCTGCTGGTCATCTCTGACCTGGGGCTGGAG ctGAACACTTCCAGAGACGGGTGTCACATCCTGATGGGGGTGTGGGTGTGGCTTCGCTTAGTCAACGTGTGGTCAACACTCTTCCTCAGTGCTTTCCACTTCCAGACACTGAGGCGCGTGGCCCCTCCCTCACGGACTGTTCACGGGCCCCGCAGACCCCCCAAGACCCTTCTGATTAGCCTGGGCCTCATCTGGTATCTCAACCTGATCTATGCTATACCTGCACACATCTACTCTACCAAGGGGAACAAGAACAGCACAGAG aCCCTGACTTTGGTCAGCAGCACCACGCGCCCCCTGCTGGGCTGTGTGTGGAACTTCCCATCCAGCTACGATACCCTGGcctacaccaccacctccatggtGATCCACGAGATCCTGCCTATCATCCTGATGGCCATCACCAACCTGGGCTCCCTCTACACACTCTACACCCACGGCAGGACCCGTAACCCAGCACACATGACCCAGGACGCGCCCGTCATCAAGAGGATACCGGCTGAGAGACGGGCTGCCAAG GTGATTCTAGCCCTCACCATCCTCTTCATTGTGTCTTGGGGAACTAGCATCATCTCTATCAACTACTTAAACTACTATAAAGGATCTTCAGCCAGGTTTCTCCCGGTTATAGCTCGCTTTGCCAACAGCATCTTCATCGCCATTTCGCCCATCGTGCTGGCACTGGGTCACCGCCGGCTGCGTGCTGTCATTAAGTCTTTTCTTACTCACTGA